In Phyllostomus discolor isolate MPI-MPIP mPhyDis1 chromosome 2, mPhyDis1.pri.v3, whole genome shotgun sequence, the following are encoded in one genomic region:
- the SCAF11 gene encoding protein SCAF11 isoform X4 — MKKRTVYTLNVGDQEYEDMEGEENKDNTATTVLLYSEADRCPICLNCLLEKEVGFPESCNHVFCMTCILKWAETLASCPIDRKPFQAVFKVSTLEGCVKVQVQSRETKDKINESSFKKQLFSHENSKICTRKKIIGEDLLSAKFYDLKMHRKTKYREMGGKKNATIKIKPRRSNQCTSQYFRNFFSNMFSSSSHTGESSFTCRAYCTEFIEVNEISALIRQKRQELELSWFPDTLPGIGRIGFVPWNIGTEVLPLISSVMPRTIFPTSTISLENFGTSYKGYALAHTQEGEEKKQTSGTSNTRGSRRKPAATTPTRRSTRNTRAETVTQSQRSPVSNNSGCDAPDNNNPPVSVSSSAESEKQTRQAPKRKSVRRGRKPPVLKKKLRSSAPPPEKSSSSDSADETAESDTPPVLEKEHQSDEENSNICTVQTDVEDKSANGLKGCSEQIEESEEHIENHDTEERVETSHSESCTQEDPVLVGEEEEEVQKVENTDIKANVFCLESEISKNISEKEGDPLENQDPISEPSESELKADTCTDHPLNDFLTCSTSEIEVHQSIPSLGDSSENAELVVSKENVVEVNEEAIIDVNDEKVIVSPIVEIIDHKDTIVKAEQLVHSPKLESSEDPEGEIIQTVDKTSVESSEIQLPGHVETEDAEITAMCDTPGNENFSSSQDSENNLLKNNLNTKLDESLEEKTESLVEHPRSTELPNTHIEQIQQHSSEDNNEMIPMECDSFCGDQNESGIELAVNADAKQLNKSSAEGSSQNNVPSSDSVSEKVEMVSQPFESPIEMIDKAKKPRTRRSRFHSPSTTWSPNKDTGRERKQSQSPSPKRDTGKESRKSRSPSPKKESARGRRKSRSQSPKKDVAREKRRSQSRSPKRESTREGKRSESLSPKRETSRENRRSQSRVKDSSPREKSRSRSKERESDRDGAKRDRERERERRTRRWSRSRSRSRSPSRSRTKSKSSSFGRTDRDSYSPRWKERWANDGWRCPRGNDRYRKNDPEKQNENTRKEKNDISSDADYPNSADKHRNDCPSWVTEKINSGPDPRTRNPEKLKNSHWEENRNENSGNSWNKNFGSGWMSNRGRGNRGRGTYRGSFAYTDQNENRWQNRKPLSGNSNDSGNESFKFVEQQPYKRKNEQEFSFDTPADRSGWTSASSWAVRKTLPADVQNYYSRRGRNPSGSQSGWMRQEEETVEQDSNLKDQTNQQGDGSQLPINMMQPQMNVMQQQMNAQHQPMNIFPYPVGVHAPLMNIQRGPYNIHPQLPLHLHTGVPLMQVAAPTSVSQGLPPPPPPPPPSQQVNYMASQTDGKQLQKLQIQEKAAQEVKLAIKPFYQNKDITKEEYKEIVRKAVDKVCHSKSGEVNSTKVANLVKAYVDKYKYSRKGSQKKTLEEPVSTEKNIG; from the exons ACACTGGCTTCATGCCCTATTGACCGAAAACCGTTCCAGGCAGTGTTTAAAGTCAGCACGTTGGAAGGCTGTGTTAAG GTTCAAGTACagtcaagagaaacaaaagataaGATAAATGAAAGCTCTTTTAAGAAACAGCTCTTCAGTCATGAAAATTCTAAAATCTGTACGAG gaaaaaaatcataggaGAAGATCTATTAAGTGCAAAGTTTTATGACTTGAAGATGCATA GAAAAACTAAATACCGTGaaatgggaggaaagaaaaatgcaacAATAAAGATAAAG CCTCGAAGATCAAATCAGTGTACAAGTCAGTACTTCAGAAATTTTTTCTccaatatgttttcttctagcagcCACACTGGAGAATCTTCTTTTACCTGTAGAGCTTACTG taCAGAATTTATAGAAGTCAATGAAATCAGTGCATTAATTAGGCAGAAGAGACAGGAACTGGAATTGTCATGGTTTCCTGATACATTACCTGGAATTGGAAG AATTGGTTTTGTACCCTGGAATATTGGAACAGAAGTCCTTCCTCTCATCTCTTCTGTGATGCCAAGAACTATTTTTCCAACAAGTACCATATCATTAGAGAACTTTG gTACTTCTTACAAGGGATATGCATTAGCACATActcaagaaggagaagaaaagaagcaaacttCTGGTACATCAAATACCAGAGGATCAAGACGAAAACCTGCAGCAACAACTCCTACAAGGAGGTCTACACGTAACACGAGAGCTGAAACTGTCACTCAGTCTCAGAGATCCCCAGTATCAAATAATTCTGGGTGTGATGCCCCAGATAACAACAATCCACCTGTAAGTGTTTCTTCTTCAGCTGAGTCTGAAAAGCAAACAAGACAGGCTCCAAAACGGAAGtctgtaagaagaggaagaaaaccaCCTGTACTGAAAAAGAAACTTCGGAGCTCTGCACCTCCCCCTGAAAAATCATCTTCCAGTGATTCAGCAGATGAAACAGCAGAATCTGACACGCCACCTGTTTTAGAGAAAGAGCACCAATCAGATGAAGAAAATAGTAACATTTGTACTGTGCAGACAGATGTAGAAGATAAGTCTGCTAATGGCTTGAAAGGTTGCAGTGAGCAAATAGAAGAAAGTGAGGAACATATTGAGAACCACGATACAGAGGAAAGAGTAGAAACTTCACATTCTGAGTCTTGTACTCAAGAAGATCCTGTGCTagttggagaggaggaggaggaagttcAAAAAGTTGAGAATACAGATATCAAGGCTAATGTCTTTTGTTTAGAAAgtgaaatatctaaaaatatttctgaaaaagaagGTGATCCATTAGAAAATCAAGACCCAATATCTGAACCTTCAGAATCAGAGTTAAAAGCAGATACATGTACAGATCATCCTCTAAATGATTTTCTTACATGTTCAACATCTGAAATTGAAGTACACCAATCTATACCAAGCCTAGGTGACTCATCTGAGAATGCAGAGCTAGTGGTTAGTAAGGAAAATGTTGTAGAGGTTAATGAAGAAGCAATAATAGATGTTAATGATGAAAAGGTTATAGTGAGTCCTATAGTAGAAATTATTGATCATAAAGATACTATAGTAAAAGCAGAACAGCTTGTACACAGCCCAAAATTAGAGTCTTCTGAAGACCCTGAAGGTGAAATTATACAAACAGTGGACAAAACATCTGTTGAGAGCTCAGAGATTCAGTTACCTGGGCATGTTGAAACTGAAGATGCAGAAATAACTGCAATGTGTGATACTCCAGGGAATGAAAATTTCAGTAGTAGTCAAGactctgaaaataatttattaaaaaataatcttaatacCAAATTAGACGAATCTTTAGAAGAAAAGACTGAGTCTCTGGTTGAACATCCCAGATCTACAGAATTGCCTAACACACACATTGAACAGATTCAGCAGCATTCTAGTGAAGACAATAATGAGATGATACCTATGGAATGTGATTCATTTTGCGGTGACCAGAATGAatctggaattgaactggctgtAAATGCTGATGCTAAACAATTGAATAAAAGCTCAGCAGAGGGAAGTTCTCAAAATAATGTGCCATCTTCTGATTCTGTAAGTGAAAAGGTTGAAATGGTATCTCAACCATTTGAAAGCCCAATAGAGATGATAGATAAAGCCAAAAAGCCTCGTACTCGAAGATCTAGATTTCATTCCCCATCTACAACTTGGTCTCCTAACAAAGACACTGGACGAGAAAGGAAGCAGTCTCAGTCTCCATCCCCCAAAAGAGACActggaaaagaaagcaggaagtCTCGATCACCATCTCCCAAGAAAGAATCCGCAAGAGGACGGAGAAAATCTCGGTCTCAGTCCCCAAAAAAGGATGTTGCAAGAGAAAAAAGGCGATCGCAGTCTCGATCTCCAAAAAGAGAGAGCACTAGAGAAGGCAAAAGATCAGAATCACTCTCCCCAAAGAGAGAGACTTCTAGAGAGAACAGAAGGTCTCAGTCAAGAGTGAAAGATTCCTCCCCAAGAGAAAAATCCAGGTCCCggagcaaagaaagagaaagtgataGAGATGGGGCGAAGAgagaccgagagagagagagagagaggagaaccaGAAGGTGGTCTAGGTCCAGATCTCGTTCTAGGTCACCATCAAGATCTAGAACAAAAAGTAAGAGTTCATCATTTGGTAGAACTGACAGAGACAGTTACTCTCCACGGTGGAAGGAAAGATGGGCAAATGATGGATGGAGATGTCCACGAGGAAATGATAGGTACAGAAAGAATgacccagagaaacagaatgaaaatacaagaaaagaaaaaaatgacatcagTTCAGATGCTGACTATCCAAATTCTGCTGACAAACATAGAAATGACTGTCCCAGTTgggtaacagaaaaaataaattctgggcCTGATCCAAGGACCAGGAAtccagaaaagttaaaaaattcccactgggaagaaaatagaaatgaaaattcaggGAATTCTTGGAATAAAAACTTTGGTTCAGGTTGGATGTCTAACCGTGGTAGAGGTAACCGTGGCAGAGGCACTTACAGAGGTAGTTTTGCCTATACGGATCAAAATGAAAATCGGTGGCAAAACCGAAAACCGCTCTCAGGGAATTCAAATGATTCAGGGAATGAGTCTTTCAAGTTTGTGGAACAGCAACCGTATAAACGGAAAAATGAGCAAGAGTTCTCATTTGATACACCGGCAGACAGGTCCGGGTGGACATCTGCATCTAGTTGGGCTGTGAGAAAGACTCTGCCAGCAGATGTACAGAACTATTATTCACGACGAGGGAGGAATCCTTCAGGTTCGCAGTCTGGATGGATGAGACAAGAAGAGGAGACCGTTGAACAGG atTCTAACCTAAAAGACCAAACAAACCAACAAGGTGATGGTTCTCAGCTACCTATAAATATGATGCAACCACAAATGAATGTAATGCAGCAACAGATGAATGCACAACACCAGCCTATGAATATTTTCCCATACCCAGTGGGTGTTCACGCTCCTTTGATGAACATCCAACGTGGTCCATATAATATTCATCCTCAGCTCCCCTTGCATCTGCACACAGGAGTACCTCTCATGCAGGTAGCTGCTCCTACCAGTGTATCTCAGGGACTACCACcgccaccaccccctcccccgccatccCAGCAAGTCAACTACATGGCTTCACAGACAGATGGAAAGCAGTTGCAG AAATTGCAAATTCAAGAGAAAGCAGCACAGGAGGTAAAACTGGCCATTAAGCCATTTTACCAAAATAAAGATATCACCAAGGAAGAATATAAAGAGATCGTACGAAAAGCAGTAGATAAA GTTTGTCATAGTAAGAGTGGAGAAGTCAATTCTACTAAAGTGGCAAATTTGGTTAAAGCCTACGTAGACAAATACAAATATTCACGGAAGGGGAGCCAAAAGAAAACTCTGGAAGAACCTGTGTCTACTGAGAAAAACATAGGCTGA
- the SCAF11 gene encoding protein SCAF11 isoform X2, which produces MKKRTVYTLNVGDQEYEDMEGEENKDNTATTVLLYSEADRCPICLNCLLEKEVGFPESCNHVFCMTCILKWAETLASCPIDRKPFQAVFKVSTLEGCVKVQVQSRETKDKINESSFKKQLFSHENSKICTRKKIIGEDLLSAKFYDLKMHRKTKYREMGGKKNATIKIKPRRSNQCTSQYFRNFFSNMFSSSSHTGESSFTCRAYCTEFIEVNEISALIRQKRQELELSWFPDTLPGIGRIGFVPWNIGTEVLPLISSVMPRTIFPTSTISLENFGTSYKGYALAHTQEGEEKKQTSGTSNTRGSRRKPAATTPTRRSTRNTRAETVTQSQRSPVSNNSGCDAPDNNNPPVSVSSSAESEKQTRQAPKRKSVRRGRKPPVLKKKLRSSAPPPEKSSSSDSADETAESDTPPVLEKEHQSDEENSNICTVQTDVEDKSANGLKGCSEQIEESEEHIENHDTEERVETSHSESCTQEDPVLVGEEEEEVQKVENTDIKANVFCLESEISKNISEKEGDPLENQDPISEPSESELKADTCTDHPLNDFLTCSTSEIEVHQSIPSLGDSSENAELVVSKENVVEVNEEAIIDVNDEKVIVSPIVEIIDHKDTIVKAEQLVHSPKLESSEDPEGEIIQTVDKTSVESSEIQLPGHVETEDAEITAMCDTPGNENFSSSQDSENNLLKNNLNTKLDESLEEKTESLVEHPRSTELPNTHIEQIQQHSSEDNNEMIPMECDSFCGDQNESGIELAVNADAKQLNKSSAEGSSQNNVPSSDSVSEKVEMVSQPFESPIEMIDKAKKPRTRRSRFHSPSTTWSPNKDTGRERKQSQSPSPKRDTGKESRKSRSPSPKKESARGRRKSRSQSPKKDVAREKRRSQSRSPKRESTREGKRSESLSPKRETSRENRRSQSRVKDSSPREKSRSRSKERESDRDGAKRDRERERERRTRRWSRSRSRSRSPSRSRTKSKSSSFGRTDRDSYSPRWKERWANDGWRCPRGNDRYRKNDPEKQNENTRKEKNDISSDADYPNSADKHRNDCPSWVTEKINSGPDPRTRNPEKLKNSHWEENRNENSGNSWNKNFGSGWMSNRGRGNRGRGTYRGSFAYTDQNENRWQNRKPLSGNSNDSGNESFKFVEQQPYKRKNEQEFSFDTPADRSGWTSASSWAVRKTLPADVQNYYSRRGRNPSGSQSGWMRQEEETVEQDSNLKDQTNQQGDGSQLPINMMQPQMNVMQQQMNAQHQPMNIFPYPVGVHAPLMNIQRGPYNIHPQLPLHLHTGVPLMQVAAPTSVSQGLPPPPPPPPPSQQVNYMASQTDGKQLQGTPGASHVSNNMSTPVLPAPAAAPGNSETVQGPSSGNTSSSSHSKASDAAVKLAESKKLQIQEKAAQEVKLAIKPFYQNKDITKEEYKEIVRKAVDKVCHSKSGEVNSTKVANLVKAYVDKYKYSRKGSQKKTLEEPVSTEKNIG; this is translated from the exons ACACTGGCTTCATGCCCTATTGACCGAAAACCGTTCCAGGCAGTGTTTAAAGTCAGCACGTTGGAAGGCTGTGTTAAG GTTCAAGTACagtcaagagaaacaaaagataaGATAAATGAAAGCTCTTTTAAGAAACAGCTCTTCAGTCATGAAAATTCTAAAATCTGTACGAG gaaaaaaatcataggaGAAGATCTATTAAGTGCAAAGTTTTATGACTTGAAGATGCATA GAAAAACTAAATACCGTGaaatgggaggaaagaaaaatgcaacAATAAAGATAAAG CCTCGAAGATCAAATCAGTGTACAAGTCAGTACTTCAGAAATTTTTTCTccaatatgttttcttctagcagcCACACTGGAGAATCTTCTTTTACCTGTAGAGCTTACTG taCAGAATTTATAGAAGTCAATGAAATCAGTGCATTAATTAGGCAGAAGAGACAGGAACTGGAATTGTCATGGTTTCCTGATACATTACCTGGAATTGGAAG AATTGGTTTTGTACCCTGGAATATTGGAACAGAAGTCCTTCCTCTCATCTCTTCTGTGATGCCAAGAACTATTTTTCCAACAAGTACCATATCATTAGAGAACTTTG gTACTTCTTACAAGGGATATGCATTAGCACATActcaagaaggagaagaaaagaagcaaacttCTGGTACATCAAATACCAGAGGATCAAGACGAAAACCTGCAGCAACAACTCCTACAAGGAGGTCTACACGTAACACGAGAGCTGAAACTGTCACTCAGTCTCAGAGATCCCCAGTATCAAATAATTCTGGGTGTGATGCCCCAGATAACAACAATCCACCTGTAAGTGTTTCTTCTTCAGCTGAGTCTGAAAAGCAAACAAGACAGGCTCCAAAACGGAAGtctgtaagaagaggaagaaaaccaCCTGTACTGAAAAAGAAACTTCGGAGCTCTGCACCTCCCCCTGAAAAATCATCTTCCAGTGATTCAGCAGATGAAACAGCAGAATCTGACACGCCACCTGTTTTAGAGAAAGAGCACCAATCAGATGAAGAAAATAGTAACATTTGTACTGTGCAGACAGATGTAGAAGATAAGTCTGCTAATGGCTTGAAAGGTTGCAGTGAGCAAATAGAAGAAAGTGAGGAACATATTGAGAACCACGATACAGAGGAAAGAGTAGAAACTTCACATTCTGAGTCTTGTACTCAAGAAGATCCTGTGCTagttggagaggaggaggaggaagttcAAAAAGTTGAGAATACAGATATCAAGGCTAATGTCTTTTGTTTAGAAAgtgaaatatctaaaaatatttctgaaaaagaagGTGATCCATTAGAAAATCAAGACCCAATATCTGAACCTTCAGAATCAGAGTTAAAAGCAGATACATGTACAGATCATCCTCTAAATGATTTTCTTACATGTTCAACATCTGAAATTGAAGTACACCAATCTATACCAAGCCTAGGTGACTCATCTGAGAATGCAGAGCTAGTGGTTAGTAAGGAAAATGTTGTAGAGGTTAATGAAGAAGCAATAATAGATGTTAATGATGAAAAGGTTATAGTGAGTCCTATAGTAGAAATTATTGATCATAAAGATACTATAGTAAAAGCAGAACAGCTTGTACACAGCCCAAAATTAGAGTCTTCTGAAGACCCTGAAGGTGAAATTATACAAACAGTGGACAAAACATCTGTTGAGAGCTCAGAGATTCAGTTACCTGGGCATGTTGAAACTGAAGATGCAGAAATAACTGCAATGTGTGATACTCCAGGGAATGAAAATTTCAGTAGTAGTCAAGactctgaaaataatttattaaaaaataatcttaatacCAAATTAGACGAATCTTTAGAAGAAAAGACTGAGTCTCTGGTTGAACATCCCAGATCTACAGAATTGCCTAACACACACATTGAACAGATTCAGCAGCATTCTAGTGAAGACAATAATGAGATGATACCTATGGAATGTGATTCATTTTGCGGTGACCAGAATGAatctggaattgaactggctgtAAATGCTGATGCTAAACAATTGAATAAAAGCTCAGCAGAGGGAAGTTCTCAAAATAATGTGCCATCTTCTGATTCTGTAAGTGAAAAGGTTGAAATGGTATCTCAACCATTTGAAAGCCCAATAGAGATGATAGATAAAGCCAAAAAGCCTCGTACTCGAAGATCTAGATTTCATTCCCCATCTACAACTTGGTCTCCTAACAAAGACACTGGACGAGAAAGGAAGCAGTCTCAGTCTCCATCCCCCAAAAGAGACActggaaaagaaagcaggaagtCTCGATCACCATCTCCCAAGAAAGAATCCGCAAGAGGACGGAGAAAATCTCGGTCTCAGTCCCCAAAAAAGGATGTTGCAAGAGAAAAAAGGCGATCGCAGTCTCGATCTCCAAAAAGAGAGAGCACTAGAGAAGGCAAAAGATCAGAATCACTCTCCCCAAAGAGAGAGACTTCTAGAGAGAACAGAAGGTCTCAGTCAAGAGTGAAAGATTCCTCCCCAAGAGAAAAATCCAGGTCCCggagcaaagaaagagaaagtgataGAGATGGGGCGAAGAgagaccgagagagagagagagagaggagaaccaGAAGGTGGTCTAGGTCCAGATCTCGTTCTAGGTCACCATCAAGATCTAGAACAAAAAGTAAGAGTTCATCATTTGGTAGAACTGACAGAGACAGTTACTCTCCACGGTGGAAGGAAAGATGGGCAAATGATGGATGGAGATGTCCACGAGGAAATGATAGGTACAGAAAGAATgacccagagaaacagaatgaaaatacaagaaaagaaaaaaatgacatcagTTCAGATGCTGACTATCCAAATTCTGCTGACAAACATAGAAATGACTGTCCCAGTTgggtaacagaaaaaataaattctgggcCTGATCCAAGGACCAGGAAtccagaaaagttaaaaaattcccactgggaagaaaatagaaatgaaaattcaggGAATTCTTGGAATAAAAACTTTGGTTCAGGTTGGATGTCTAACCGTGGTAGAGGTAACCGTGGCAGAGGCACTTACAGAGGTAGTTTTGCCTATACGGATCAAAATGAAAATCGGTGGCAAAACCGAAAACCGCTCTCAGGGAATTCAAATGATTCAGGGAATGAGTCTTTCAAGTTTGTGGAACAGCAACCGTATAAACGGAAAAATGAGCAAGAGTTCTCATTTGATACACCGGCAGACAGGTCCGGGTGGACATCTGCATCTAGTTGGGCTGTGAGAAAGACTCTGCCAGCAGATGTACAGAACTATTATTCACGACGAGGGAGGAATCCTTCAGGTTCGCAGTCTGGATGGATGAGACAAGAAGAGGAGACCGTTGAACAGG atTCTAACCTAAAAGACCAAACAAACCAACAAGGTGATGGTTCTCAGCTACCTATAAATATGATGCAACCACAAATGAATGTAATGCAGCAACAGATGAATGCACAACACCAGCCTATGAATATTTTCCCATACCCAGTGGGTGTTCACGCTCCTTTGATGAACATCCAACGTGGTCCATATAATATTCATCCTCAGCTCCCCTTGCATCTGCACACAGGAGTACCTCTCATGCAGGTAGCTGCTCCTACCAGTGTATCTCAGGGACTACCACcgccaccaccccctcccccgccatccCAGCAAGTCAACTACATGGCTTCACAGACAGATGGAAAGCAGTTGCAG GGTACTCCTGGTGCTTCTCATGTAAGTAATAACATGAGCACACCAGTCTTGCCTGCTCCAGCAGCAGCCCCGGGAAATTCGGAAACAGTTCAGGGACCAAGTTCTGGTAATACTTCATCATCGAGTCACAGCAAAGCCTCTGATGCTGCTGTAAAATTGGCAGAAAGCAAA AAATTGCAAATTCAAGAGAAAGCAGCACAGGAGGTAAAACTGGCCATTAAGCCATTTTACCAAAATAAAGATATCACCAAGGAAGAATATAAAGAGATCGTACGAAAAGCAGTAGATAAA GTTTGTCATAGTAAGAGTGGAGAAGTCAATTCTACTAAAGTGGCAAATTTGGTTAAAGCCTACGTAGACAAATACAAATATTCACGGAAGGGGAGCCAAAAGAAAACTCTGGAAGAACCTGTGTCTACTGAGAAAAACATAGGCTGA